One Candidatus Symbiobacter mobilis CR genomic window, AACAAGTGCAATAAACAAAACAAGTGCAACATGAACCGATTGCATTGCGTCTGGATGCCGACGTGCTTGCTGCACTACGTGCGACCGGGGACGGCTGGCAAACGCGCATCAATGACATGCTTCGCGCATCGCTCCATCTGGCTGGGCGCGTGTAGCGCCGGATTGTGTTGGCGCTGGGGGTGGGGGAACGGGGTACCGGTCGTGACAGAGGGTCAGTTGCACCGCTTCAGCGGTGCGGGCTGCGTTCCCACGCTGGATCGTGGGAACGATCGGCTACACCCCACACCCCACCGTATCCGGCTTTTCCCGGTCAAACACCTCATTGGCCCATAGCACCACCACC contains:
- a CDS encoding BrnA antitoxin family protein, with protein sequence MQHEPIALRLDADVLAALRATGDGWQTRINDMLRASLHLAGRV